The Mustela nigripes isolate SB6536 chromosome X, MUSNIG.SB6536, whole genome shotgun sequence genomic sequence TGCCCCTCGGAGGACCCGAGCTGGGGCAGCCTCTGGGCCCAGTCCGGGGCCCGCTCCCGCCTGCGCTCAGTATTAGCAGTGCGCCGCCGTGTCCTTGCCCGCCCGGcccgggctgctgctgcttgccgcTAACAGGTGGGTGTCCGCATGTGTCCACGGGTGCGCTCTCTGACTGAGATCCGAAATCGGCGCCCAACTTAGCCTCACCCGGTGACCTCCTGCCCGCCTGGACGGAGCAGGGCCCACCCAGTTGAGTGTTTCTGGGGAGCCGGACGGTGGAGTGCAAAAAGGCTTGCAGAACTTGAAGCCTGCTCCTTCCCTTGCTACCAAGGCCTCCTTTTCCGTTCGATTTGTCACTGCTTCAATCAATAGCGGCCGCTCCAGAGTCAGTAGTTGCTgaatatttgaccaaatatcaCCAGGACTGTTACTCAGTGTGTGCCGAGCCCTCTCGTCGCGCTGGGCTCCCGTGTACCCGGACACTGTAGCGTGTGCTGTGTCGTACACGTGTttgccctcctctcctccctcatcCTTCCATCGTTTCTTCCGGGGCTTTtctgtttgggtttggtttggtttttatttctccttttgtgttCCAAACATGAGGTTCTCTCTACTGGTCCTCTGAACTGTGGTGTTGAGGCTTATATTTGTGTAATTTTGGTGGGTGAAAGGAAATTTGCTAAGTAAATCTCTTCTGTGTTTGAACTGAAGTCTGTATTGTAACCATGTTTAAAGTAATTGTTCCAGAGACAAATGCTTCTAGACACCTTTTCTTTACAAACAAAAGAATTTGGAGGGAGGGGATGGTGACCGAGATGAGAGGGGCTGTCCTTCTTCCACAGGAGGGGAGATCCGAAGAGGTGACCCCGGCCCCGAGCAGCCAGATGCCACCCGAAGTAATTAAGCCTAAGCCAACGGACCAAACAGCTGATGTGTTGCCATTTTCAAAGTCAGAGCAAAACCAGGTTTTGTTCCACCCAGTGGATTCTGTTGCCTTTCCCCCAACTCCCGAGATTATtagcatcatcattatttttaaggaCAGACGAGGTTGATGTTCCTTCAAAGGGAGACAGGAGGGGTGTGACAGAGCCGACCTTGCCTCAGTGGGAGAGGCATAGGGCAGGCCTGAGGAGCAGAGCTCAGGATACAGGTGGCCGTCTACCTGGAGACCTCCGCTGTGGTCACAGGTCCGGTGTATGTTGACAGGACCGATGGGCCACTCTCCACCTGACGCAGCTCCTCCTGGACGGGCCAGGTGGTGGGCGGTACCGTTCAGGACAACCCCCCATCACATCCCACCCAGTCCCAGAGTACACAACAGTAACGTGACCTCTAGATTCTTCACCGTCCTGGGTGATGGGACAGTGGTGGAGGGGTGCACTCTCTTTGCTGCCATCTGATCCCCAGCACAATTTGGACATGAGAAACCCCACTTCCCTTCTCCTGGCCAAAGCAGATCCTTCTGAGAAAAGCCATTACCCCCACCAGACATTGTTTTGGGCTCACGGAACAGGGACATCCCTCACCCCCGTCCccccctgcgcccccccccccccccaaggcgaAGACAGTGCTGACTCTCATGAGTATTTGCACATGGGTTTAGTATCAGGAAGGACCAGGCAAGGtggctgcccccccaccccccgagtcACAGGGATACTGGCCACTCTAGACAGAGGGGCTCTAGCTCGGAAGCCCGGTGAGGGTGGGAGAGAGGTGTGTGCGGGATAGGGAGCAGCCTAGGACAGACTTGGCTAGAGATGGCTCCAAAGCCCTCCATCACATTCACCttcagtttttgtgttttgggaCAATTACTTTAGAAAATAAGTAGGtcgttttaaaaacaaaaaatattgattGCTTTTTTGTAGTGTTCAAAAAAAGGTTCTTTGTGTATAGCCAAATGACTGAAAGCactgatatatttaaaaacaaaaggcaatttATTAAGGAAATTTGTACCATTTCAGTAAACCTGTCTGAATGTACCTGTATACGTTTCAAAAACACCCCCCTCCCACTGAATCCCTGTAACctatttattatataaagagTTTGCcttataaatttacataaaaatgtccGTTTGTGTCTTTTGTTGTAaaatcaagtgatttttttcataaggTTCTTTTACTATTTGAAAAGATGGGCAGCAcgcagttttattttatttttgtaagttttttaatACGTGTGAAAGCAAAGAATACTCAGCATGCCTTTCTAAGTGATGCGTTTGCACCTTTTGTTGGGAAGTACTGTATCCTGTGCTGTTAGCATTCTCGATAAATCTCTCTGTGAAAGTGACTCAAGGTCTGGGCTTTCATTATCAGCTCACAGGACAGCCTGCTGCTGTGTTTCCGGATTCCGTCCGGCTGTCCCTGAACACCACCAGCCGCTCTCAGGACTGTCTTGGGAGGCAAGACCAGCCTGCTCCACACCCTTACTGCCTCCCCTTGGCTTCCAAGGCTACCTTCGTAGGCACACTGCTGCCGCATGTCATGGGGAGCTCTGGGGTGGCAGGCTGGGAAGGATCTGGCACAGGCTTGGCCGCCGAGCCCCAGGGCCGGAGGCCAGCGCGCCTCGGCCACCCTGCACAGCTACACAAGTGCCCCGCTCCAGGGGGCAGTGGCAGGGTGCCCCCTCTGTCCAGGTGCTTTTGGCTGTCTGGCCCCTGGACGTCTAACCTGACACCTTCCCATGGCCTCTGCTCACCAGGCCCCTTGCCCAGAGGGGTCGCTGTCATCACTGTGGGGTTTGCAGACCTTTTGCCAACCTGGCACTCAGGAGCTGCCTGCCCGGCCACAGCTGTTCccagcaggcagaaggaacaagCGCTCAGAGGCCAGCATCACAGGAAAACAAATGCGGGCACAGCCGCTAGAAGGTGCACTCGAACGTCCTGGCTTTGAAGGTTAAAACAAAGGGTTGGCATTCGACCCATGTGTATTGGGCATGTGTCGCGTGCCAGGCCCGTCTTGGGAGCTGCTGTCCCGCAGGGAGCGAGGACAGAGGCGCGACCCCGCTAGAGCTGCGGGCGTGCCCCGAGCCCGAGTCCGCGGTCTTCGTCAAGGCCGTGCCCGCGCGAAGCCGCTGGGGCCAGGGTGGGACCTGCCATGGCTCTGGCTTCCGGGGAGAGAGGCTCCCGTGGAGGCCCAGCTTGAGAAGACAGCCTTCCCGAAGGGGAGCCCTCTGGGGCCAGGATGGAGGGGGCGGGTGGTGAGTGAAGGAGACCCGTTGCCATGCAAGCGCTCGTCCGACTGGACCAACAGAAGACGAAGGTCCTGTGGCTGCTCGGTGGGTTCTTCCCGGGGGTCCTCAGGGGAGGAGGGCGTCGTGGGAGCAGTGGGCTGGGGGAAGGATGGACTCCAGAGACGTTCGGGGAAACGGCCGGGTAACGGGGCTGTGGGAATGGAGGAGCGCCGGCGAGCTTGAGGGAGGCGGCGGCCGGCCGGGCGCTGCGGGTGGCCAAGAGGGCGTCAGACAGGCTAGGAGCGCACGCGGCGTCCGGGAGGCCGGAGCCCGCTGTCCTCACGGGCGGGGAGGGCCCCCGGAGCCGGAAGCACGACGCGGGAGGGAGGAAGCGGAGAAGCCGAAGGCCTGTCTTCAAGAGACGTAAACCCGTTTTATGCGCTCGTGGGAAGAAGGCACCAAAGAAGGGAAAAAGTTGCAAACACCGCAAAGCGCCAACACTTGCTGGAGCAGGGGCCTGGGGTGGAAAAGATGCGATGCGCAGGGCGGAGGCGGCGGCCAACAGCGCTCTGAGCCGGGGCAGCCCGCCGTCCCAGCTTCCAGATGGTTCTCCCTGCACCCGGCCTCAGGGCCAGCCGACAGGGACAGGACGCGGCCGTGACCCACGCCGGACCCTGCCCGGGATCTCTGACAATGTCCGCTGCCTCCCGAAAGAAGCTCGAGAGTTTATAAGGAGGCGGCCCAGGGCGCCCGCCAGGCCCGGCTCGAGCCCTTTCCGGAACGCCCCGGCCCTTGCCATGCCCTTTGCCCCGGTGCTCGGATCCACGCTCCTCCACCCCTCAGAGTCCCGCTCAGGCGGCCCCTCCTCCGAGAAGCGCGCCTCGCCGCCCAACCGGACCGAGGGGCGCGGCCTTCGCGGGGAGAAACCGCGCGCGGCGCCCCCGTGCGGCCGAGGGCCGGGGTGGAAAACGGCGGCCGCCGAGGGCAAGATGGCGGCGGCCCCGGGCCCCGCCCCTTCCGTCTCGCGGGGCGCTGCACGAGGCCGGCTTAAAGGGGAAGTGAGTCAGTGTCCGCGGACCCGGCCGGCCAAGGCCCGCGCCCGCCGCGGCCTCCAGAGGCCCGGAGAGGCCCCGAAAGGCCCTGGccctgcggcggcggcggccatGGCCGGTGGGCCGGGGCCGGGAGACCCCGCGGCCCCTGGCACCCAGCACTTCTTGTACGAAGTGCCTCCCTGGGTCATGTGCCGCTTCTACAAAGTGATGGACGCCCTGGAGCCCGCCGACTGGTGCCAGTTCGGTGGGTGGCGGCGGGCGGGCGGACGCTGGGACGGGGGAGGGGCGCGCTGGTCCCAGGCGCCCAGACTTGACGCCTCCCGGCCCGCAGCCGCCCTGATCGTGCGCGACCAGACGGAGCTGCGGCTGTGTGAGCGCTCCGGACAACGCACGGCCAGCGTCCTTTGGCCCTGGATCAACCGCAACGCCCGCGTGGCCGACCTCGTGAGCATCCTCACGCACCTGCAGTTGCTCCGCGCTCGGGATATCATCACGGCCTGTGAGCGCCCGGCCCCGGGGAACCCCGGGACCCCGGTCTGGGGCCGGAGCCTGCCAcggggcccctccctccccccccccccccacccccccccccccgccacctagCCCTAACTGCCCTTCTCTTCCCATGTGTCCCAGGgcaccctcctgcccctctcctgccccccagcACCAGCACCCCGAGGCCTAGCAGCCCCCCTGCACCCTGTGAGGCCAAGGTCCCCCGCCCCCGGAAGTTGTCGACGTCAGCCGCCACAGTCCCCTCCCCAGGTAAGAGGGCCCGAGTGTCGGCCTTGATGGACCTTTGGAAAGGGCCACCTTGACCAtgctctgtgcctgcctctcactGGTAACTTTATGAAGCTTTTCCAGACTCCCAGACCCATTCTGGGGCTGAGCTCAGTCCTGTCCCAAGCCCTGCCTCCCGCcagcaaccaccaccaccatacccagccccttcctccaccaAGGTAGGTTGGTGCTGCCCCCAGGGAAAGATTCAAGACAAGGAGCAAAACAGTGTAGCCTGTGGGTACCCCAGCCAGCCTAACAGGGCCAGCCAGGaggcagctgggctggggggcACTTGTGACTTTAAGACCGCAGGAATAACAGAGGACCTCACCTGATCCAGGATCTCTGCCCACAGCCTAACCCGGAGAGCCCAGTGTCCCCCCTGCAGGGAGCCCAGGCCTCTCCCTTTTGCTGGCCCCTCAGTGAGATCTCCCAGGGCACCCACAACTTCTCAGAGGAGCTGAAGATCGGAGAGGGTGGCTTCGGGTGTGTGTACCGGGCGGTGATGAGGAACACGCCGTACGCGGTGAAGAGGCTAAAGGAGGTGGGTGTACCTTCCCCGCGAAGGCCCTGGCAGGTCATTGACAGACCCTCGCTTTCTGGTTCTTCTCCTCTGCTTCCCCACGTACCTCCTTCAGCGCTCTGACTGCCCAGTTCAAGGTTCCCAGCCCCTTGGTGGTTCTGGGCCCGGGGCAGGAGCCAGTGAGAGTGGCCACCAGGCCTGGGCTACCGGAGCTTCACGCCGCCTCTCCGCTCTCGTTTGCCGGGGGCTGCAGGGGGCGGACCTGCCGTGGGTCGCACTGAAGCAGAGCTTCCTGACGGAAGTGGAGCAGCTGTCCCGGTGAGTCTGGGGCACCCCTCCTGGCTACGGGCGGAGGGAGAACCGGGTCAGGGCCCCAGAGCCCACCAGGCCCGGCCCACCCCCACAACCAGCTGGAAAGCATGGCGGAGGCTGGGGGCCAGAGTGCTCAGGTCCTGCTTTTCCAAGCAGGTTCCGTCACCCCAACATCGTGGACTTTGCTGGTTACTGTGCTCAGAGCGGCTTCTACTGCCTCGTCTATGGCTTCTTGCCCAACGGCTCCCTGGAAGACCGCCTCCACTTCCAGGTAGCCGTCCGTGGCCGGGCCCCCTTCCCGGGGCCCACAGCACTCTCAGCGCCTGGCTGAAGCGGGGTGCGTGGCCTGGGCTCTCGGGCCCTGTGAGCTGATCCTGCCAGCGGGCAGGGGCCGGGCCCCAGGCTTGGACCCGAGGCGGGCCGCCCGTTTCGCCTGGCACCCTTCCCGTGCTCTCCCCTGGGCCGTTCCCGCAGGCCTGGGAGCCTGGGTCGTGCTGCCTCTGACAAGGGGGTTATGGACTCAGGGCCCCGATTCATGCCCCTTCATTTTACTAGCAGAGTAGCTGGGGGGTCTTGTCAGCGTGGCCCTCGAGGACGGGGGGCAGTGGCCAGTGAGCCGCCCTGTCTGGACCTGAAGCTGACCTTCCTCTGGCCACGCATCTGCAAGCCACGAGGGCCGGCAGCGGTACGCAGGGCATTTCAGCTCTTGGGGCAAGCGTGCTATGCCGGGGGGAGCCGGAGAGAATGCCTCTAACACCATCCCGGTCGCCCCAGTGAGAAGGAGGAGCACCCTGAGTCCTGGTGCCTCCGGGAAGCACAGTGCTCGTTCCTACAGAGCAGCGCAGTAGCTCGGGGCCCGCCTCCTGGGGAAGCGGCTCCTGCAGACTTTACTCCTTgtttcccagaagaggaaagtgAGACCCAGAGAATGAAGCAGCTTGTGTAGAAGCCACAGTGACAGGTGGAAGGAGAGTCCGGGTCAAGGAACCACGGCCTCACAGCCTCTCCTGTGCCCTTTGCTTGCTCTGTCGCTCTAGACCCAGGCCTGCCCCCCACTCTCCTGGCCTCAGCGACTGGACATCCTTCTGGGCACAGCACGCGCCATTCAGTTCTTACATCAGGACAGCCCCAGTCTCATCCACGGGGACATCAAGAGGTGAGGAGGAGACAAAGCCAGGCCCTCGGGGCCTCTGAGCGCCGTGAGGATGGAGGCTGTGGCAAGGGAATGATGTTCCCAAACCTTCTGCCAGCAGGCAGCAGAGGCCCTTGCCCTCTGAGTCCCAAGGAGCCCTGCTCTGGGTGTTTCCCATGAGAGCAGGCCCGCCCTCTCCCGCTGGAGGCCGAGGTGAGGGAGGGGGTGGAACCCTGAGGCCTGGGACAGCAGAGCTGGGGGCCCTGGGTCACCGAGCACCTGCAGTGGGACAGGTGTGGAAGCAGAGGTTAAGGACGGGCGTCCCGCCCCTCGGCGAGCAGGGACTGAACCGTGTGAGGGAGCCCCCCATTAGCTGGGCCACCCCGAGTCCGGTGCTGTCAGGGCCCAGCAAGCATGGGCTGCGGAGCTGCCCAGGACTGACCTgaccctgctccttccctccccaagtTCCAACGTCCTCCTGGATGAGAGACTGATGCCCAAGCTGGGAGACTTCGGCCTGGCCCGCCTCAGCCGCTTTGCGGGGGCCAGTCCCGGCCAGAGCAGCACAGTGGCCCGGACGCAGACCGTGCGTGGCACCCTGGCTTACCTTCCCGAGGACTATGTCAAGACGGGGAGGCTGGCCGTGGACACGGATACCTTCAGCTTTGGCGTGGTGAGCACCTGGCCCCTTTCCTCGGCAACGCAAAGACAGGAGGGCCTGGATCATTCCGTAGCGGACCAGAGGCCAACCCGGCAGCAAGCTGACAGGAGCCTTGGCTCTGGGGCCCCTCTGCCCCTGACACGGCCCTCCCGCCCCATGGGGCACTGCCTGCATCTCGTTTACGGTTTGCAGTTTTGCAATCCTTTTCCTCACGTGAGCCCTCCAAACCACTGTCCTGATCTGCCCGTCCGAGGGCTGTGCCCATCAGCCTCGGTGGCCTCTTCGGGCCTGGCTGCCCCGACCAGCCCACAAGcccgccccccccagcccccccccccacggggCCCTCCCTGCTGCGGCCCCGGAAGCCACCGCCACACCCTCTGTCCCGCCCTCCCCAGGTAGTGCTGGAGACCCTGGCTGGCCAGAGGGCCGTGAGGACGCATGGTGCCCGGACCAAGTACCTGGTGAGCGTCCTGAGGTGGGGCAGGgactggagagggaggcaggtgggcagagggggtgggagtggggagcgaggcagggaggcagaggggagagggaggcaggcaggcagggagagggggtgggaggagggagagaagcagggagggaggcgggaAGCGCTACTCCCGATAACCAACAGGTGCAGCCCTGGAGGGTGGAATGATCTGGAATCAGTGCCCCACAGAAGCCAGCCTCGGCTACTGCTGACTCATCTATGAAAGTAGGCAGGGCTCCAAGCAGCTTCCCTTGACCTTGCTGAGGAAAAACCTGTCTGTCTGCTGCAGACGCTGGGGCCTTTCCAGAATCCAcctgggctgggagaggggaaggggccaTCCCGGCAGGGCCATCCCGGGGGCTCCGGGGCCAGAAGCTGCAGTGGCAAACAGAACACAGGGCCCTGGGAGAGGCTGTGGGGGGAAATGGGGCTACCCCCACCCCGTcgcttctgtctgcctctctgtgggCCGAGGTGGCGCGGGCTCTAGTCCCAGCCTGATGGTGCTCCGCGCTGGGCCCGCTCTGCCACTTGCGAACAGACCCTGGGCGCGTGCCGGGAGCGCGGCGTACAGCACCGGCTCCCTACGGTCCAGGCCCCGCGCCGTCTTCTGCTCCCTCCCGGGCTCGGGGCTGTGTGTGTCCGGGAGCGCGTCTCGGGGGCTCTGGGCTGGAATCGGGGAGCCAGCCGGTGGCTGTCTGCGTCCGTCTGCGCGTCCCGTGTGCGGAGCTGAGCCAGCTCGGGCCGCTCTCCTCGTCGCTGCCCCAGGGCTGCGTGCCGGGTCCCTCCGGGTCTGTCTTTGGGCCTCTGCATCCTTCCCATTTCGTCTCCATGCCGGGGCCAAAGCGATGTCTCAGAGACAAAACGAGATCGTGGCAGCCCATCCGCTTTCCCACTGTGCTTGGGAGGAAGGCCCAGTCCCTTAATGTGGCCACTAGCCCCCAGGTCCTGCCACCACCagccttctctctgtcccccagactcagccagctccccactgcctgccccagggccttggtTTGagcctttccttctgcctgagagGCCACCCCCTGACCCAGGTGCTTCCTCCTTCATCTCAAAAGCCAGCATGGCCTCCAGCCTCATTTGCGCCCGTGGGTACCTCTCTGCGGGGTGCTCCCTGTCCTCTTTGGCTCTGACCTCTGGCTGGTTTGTGCCTTCAGATCCCAGCTCCCAAGTGACCACTTGCTCGGGCCCCAGTCAGAAGCCCCGTGGCCCGTCTGTTTTGCTTTCCCGTTGCCTTAGAGGCTTGTTGGTGTCTCTGCCGCACCGGGAAGTCAGCACTCCGAAGGTGGGCCCCGGGGCGCTCTACCACTggctcccaggggcctggggcaaAGCTGGGCACACGGTGGGTGCTTCATCAATCTCAGAAAGGACCACAGGAGTCAGCGATGAGAGCCTGGGGAAGAGGGCTGGAGGCATGCCCACCCAGGGATAGCTGAGCTCATAGGATCTGTCCCACAGAAGGACCTCGTTGAAGAAGAGGCTGAGGAGGCCGGGGTGACTCTGAAAAGCACCCGGACCACAGTGCAAGCGGGTCTGGCCACAGATGCATGGGCTACCCCCATTGCCGCCCAGATCTGTAAGAAGCACCTGGACCCCAGGCCTGGCCCATGCCCGCCCGAGCTGGGGCTGGCCCTGGGCCACCTGGCTTGCTGCTGCCTGCACCGCCGGGCCAAGAGGAGACCCCCCATGACCCAGGTAgccctgggaggaggtgggggtagggagggaaagcCACTGAGACCGGCTGCCCATGGCAGGGGGTGGCTGTCAGAAACCCCAGGTTTCGggtgctacccaggcacctgccACACCGCTTCCTGGGGACAGAGTCTCCAGATGTTTTTAGCACGCTCTTCAGTTCTGCTTGGGGTGGCTGGAGCCCCTCGCCAGACCCCacctgggagatggagaggagcagagggcttTTACTGGGCCCCCTTCGGGGCACTCCAGTGCCACTGCACCTGTGTTTTCTCTGGCCCCCGCCCGAGCGCCGCTTCTTCCCTCTGACGCTAGGGCAGCTGGGAGGCTCTGTGTGAGGGCGGTAGGGCCGTGAATTTGCTTTCCAGAAGACGGACAAAAGCCACGCTCAGTCCTTCGCTTTAGTGGCCAGTGACTTCTTGGCAGTCTTTGCGACGTGGATAAAAAGCCCCGAGGTCCCCGGGTGGCCCAGAGCTGCCCTGTGGTAGGACGGCAGCATGCTGGGGCAGGGCCCTGTCCCGCCCTGAGAGTCCCTTCTCCCCCCACAGGTGTATGAGAGTCTAGAGAAGCTGCAGGCGGTCGTGGCAGGACCTGTCCCGGAGCCCGATTCTGCTGGCCGCAGCCCCTCTTCCCCGCAGGAGAACTCCTACATTTCCCAGCCCAGCAGTGCCCCGTGTGGTGCCAGCCCCCCGGAGCCCCGGGCGCTCCCCTCGGGAGCACCAGCCCAGGCCCCAGAGTGGCTCCAGAAGGGCCCCAACCAGCCCGTGGAGAGTGATGAGAGTGTGTCCGGCCTGTCTGCCGCCTTGCATTCCTGGCGCCTGACCCCGAGCTGCCCCCCAGACCCGGCCTGGCCAGGCAGCGCAGGGCAAGAGGCCACTGCATGGGCCCCGACACCCCTGGGGAAGGCCAGCTGGACCCAGGAGTCGAGCTGGGGGAGTGGCCCGGGGCTGCAGCTGACAGCTATGGAAGGTAGCTGGGGACAGGTGCCGGGAAGAGGGACCAGGGGCCTCTCTTGGTGACagtccccacaccccacccccagtctgtCCTCAGCAAGCTCTGGGCCTTGACCTCCAGGTGGGTGACAAGAGGCCAGGAGCTCACTTCCTGAAAGCCAGGAACAAGGAAGGCTTTGTTCAGGGCCAGGTTCCCGGCCTATCCGGGAGCCGGGGCAGCAGTGCGGCCCCTTCCAGGCCTTTCCTGCAGACACGGCACAGAGGACTTCTGTCCCAAAGGGGCGGGAGTtgagctgggggctgggaagagcTGCGAGGCCAGCAGCGGCTCGGAGGAGCTCCCAGGGCCCGTGGCACAGCACCCCCCCAGCTGAGACGGTGCTCTCTCCGCCCTAGGATCGCTCCTGAGCAGCTCGGTGGCCTCGCAGCCGCCGCAGATCATCATCAACCCGGCCCGACAGAAGATGGTGCGGAAGCTGGCCTTGTACGAGGACGGGGTCCTGGACAGCCTGCAGCTGCTGTCATCCGGCTCCCTCCGAGGTAGCCTGGGACTAACTCCAGGGCCGCccggcctgcttcctcctgactGGCGAGCAGCACAGCGTCTATTCCCTGAGGGTGTAGGGCAGCTCCAGGGCAGCGGGGCTATCCTCCCCTTGGGGACAAGGCCTTGTGGGAGCCTTCTCAACTCCTCCCGA encodes the following:
- the IRAK1 gene encoding interleukin-1 receptor-associated kinase 1 isoform X7, which codes for MRRAEAAANSALSRGSPPSQLPDGSPCTRPQGQPTGTGRGRDPRRTLPGISDNVRCLPKEAREFIRRRPRAPARPGSSPFRNAPALAMPFAPVLGSTLLHPSESRSGGPSSEKRASPPNRTEGRGLRGEKPRAAPPCGRGPGWKTAAAEGKMAAAPGPAPSVSRGAARGRLKGEVSQCPRTRPAKARARRGLQRPGEAPKGPGPAAAAAMAGGPGPGDPAAPGTQHFLYEVPPWVMCRFYKVMDALEPADWCQFAALIVRDQTELRLCERSGQRTASVLWPWINRNARVADLVSILTHLQLLRARDIITAWHPPAPLLPPSTSTPRPSSPPAPCEAKVPRPRKLSTSAATVPSPAFPDSQTHSGAELSPVPSPASRQQPPPPYPAPSSTKDLCPQPNPESPVSPLQGAQASPFCWPLSEISQGTHNFSEELKIGEGGFGCVYRAVMRNTPYAVKRLKEGADLPWVALKQSFLTEVEQLSRFRHPNIVDFAGYCAQSGFYCLVYGFLPNGSLEDRLHFQTQACPPLSWPQRLDILLGTARAIQFLHQDSPSLIHGDIKSSNVLLDERLMPKLGDFGLARLSRFAGASPGQSSTVARTQTVRGTLAYLPEDYVKTGRLAVDTDTFSFGVVVLETLAGQRAVRTHGARTKYLDRS
- the IRAK1 gene encoding interleukin-1 receptor-associated kinase 1 isoform X6 — its product is MRRAEAAANSALSRGSPPSQLPDGSPCTRPQGQPTGTGRGRDPRRTLPGISDNVRCLPKEAREFIRRRPRAPARPGSSPFRNAPALAMPFAPVLGSTLLHPSESRSGGPSSEKRASPPNRTEGRGLRGEKPRAAPPCGRGPGWKTAAAEGKMAAAPGPAPSVSRGAARGRLKGEVSQCPRTRPAKARARRGLQRPGEAPKGPGPAAAAAMAGGPGPGDPAAPGTQHFLYEVPPWVMCRFYKVMDALEPADWCQFAALIVRDQTELRLCERSGQRTASVLWPWINRNARVADLVSILTHLQLLRARDIITAWHPPAPLLPPSTSTPRPSSPPAPCEAKVPRPRKLSTSAATVPSPAFPDSQTHSGAELSPVPSPASRQQPPPPYPAPSSTKDLCPQPNPESPVSPLQGAQASPFCWPLSEISQGTHNFSEELKIGEGGFGCVYRAVMRNTPYAVKRLKEGADLPWVALKQSFLTEVEQLSRFRHPNIVDFAGYCAQSGFYCLVYGFLPNGSLEDRLHFQTQACPPLSWPQRLDILLGTARAIQFLHQDSPSLIHGDIKSSNVLLDERLMPKLGDFGLARLSRFAGASPGQSSTVARTQTVRGTLAYLPEDYVKTGRLAVDTDTFSFGVVVLETLAGQRAVRTHGARTKYLVQPWRVE
- the IRAK1 gene encoding interleukin-1 receptor-associated kinase 1 isoform X5; the protein is MQALVRLDQQKTKVLWLLAALIVRDQTELRLCERSGQRTASVLWPWINRNARVADLVSILTHLQLLRARDIITAWHPPAPLLPPSTSTPRPSSPPAPCEAKVPRPRKLSTSAATVPSPAFPDSQTHSGAELSPVPSPASRQQPPPPYPAPSSTKDLCPQPNPESPVSPLQGAQASPFCWPLSEISQGTHNFSEELKIGEGGFGCVYRAVMRNTPYAVKRLKEGADLPWVALKQSFLTEVEQLSRFRHPNIVDFAGYCAQSGFYCLVYGFLPNGSLEDRLHFQTQACPPLSWPQRLDILLGTARAIQFLHQDSPSLIHGDIKSSNVLLDERLMPKLGDFGLARLSRFAGASPGQSSTVARTQTVRGTLAYLPEDYVKTGRLAVDTDTFSFGVVVLETLAGQRAVRTHGARTKYLKDLVEEEAEEAGVTLKSTRTTVQAGLATDAWATPIAAQICKKHLDPRPGPCPPELGLALGHLACCCLHRRAKRRPPMTQVYESLEKLQAVVAGPVPEPDSAGRSPSSPQENSYISQPSSAPCGASPPEPRALPSGAPAQAPEWLQKGPNQPVESDESVSGLSAALHSWRLTPSCPPDPAWPGSAGQEATAWAPTPLGKASWTQESSWGSGPGLQLTAMEGSLLSSSVASQPPQIIINPARQKMVRKLALYEDGVLDSLQLLSSGSLRGSGVGPQGRPGPEESDEFQS
- the IRAK1 gene encoding interleukin-1 receptor-associated kinase 1 isoform X1; translation: MAAAPGPAPSVSRGAARGRLKGEVSQCPRTRPAKARARRGLQRPGEAPKGPGPAAAAAMAGGPGPGDPAAPGTQHFLYEVPPWVMCRFYKVMDALEPADWCQFGGWRRAGGRWDGGGARWSQAPRLDASRPAAALIVRDQTELRLCERSGQRTASVLWPWINRNARVADLVSILTHLQLLRARDIITAWHPPAPLLPPSTSTPRPSSPPAPCEAKVPRPRKLSTSAATVPSPAFPDSQTHSGAELSPVPSPASRQQPPPPYPAPSSTKPNPESPVSPLQGAQASPFCWPLSEISQGTHNFSEELKIGEGGFGCVYRAVMRNTPYAVKRLKEGADLPWVALKQSFLTEVEQLSRFRHPNIVDFAGYCAQSGFYCLVYGFLPNGSLEDRLHFQTQACPPLSWPQRLDILLGTARAIQFLHQDSPSLIHGDIKSSNVLLDERLMPKLGDFGLARLSRFAGASPGQSSTVARTQTVRGTLAYLPEDYVKTGRLAVDTDTFSFGVVVLETLAGQRAVRTHGARTKYLKDLVEEEAEEAGVTLKSTRTTVQAGLATDAWATPIAAQICKKHLDPRPGPCPPELGLALGHLACCCLHRRAKRRPPMTQVYESLEKLQAVVAGPVPEPDSAGRSPSSPQENSYISQPSSAPCGASPPEPRALPSGAPAQAPEWLQKGPNQPVESDESVSGLSAALHSWRLTPSCPPDPAWPGSAGQEATAWAPTPLGKASWTQESSWGSGPGLQLTAMEGSLLSSSVASQPPQIIINPARQKMVRKLALYEDGVLDSLQLLSSGSLRGSGVGPQGRPGPEESDEFQS
- the IRAK1 gene encoding interleukin-1 receptor-associated kinase 1 isoform X3, which encodes MAAAPGPAPSVSRGAARGRLKGEVSQCPRTRPAKARARRGLQRPGEAPKGPGPAAAAAMAGGPGPGDPAAPGTQHFLYEVPPWVMCRFYKVMDALEPADWCQFAALIVRDQTELRLCERSGQRTASVLWPWINRNARVADLVSILTHLQLLRARDIITAWHPPAPLLPPSTSTPRPSSPPAPCEAKVPRPRKLSTSAATVPSPDSQTHSGAELSPVPSPASRQQPPPPYPAPSSTKDLCPQPNPESPVSPLQGAQASPFCWPLSEISQGTHNFSEELKIGEGGFGCVYRAVMRNTPYAVKRLKEGADLPWVALKQSFLTEVEQLSRFRHPNIVDFAGYCAQSGFYCLVYGFLPNGSLEDRLHFQTQACPPLSWPQRLDILLGTARAIQFLHQDSPSLIHGDIKSSNVLLDERLMPKLGDFGLARLSRFAGASPGQSSTVARTQTVRGTLAYLPEDYVKTGRLAVDTDTFSFGVVVLETLAGQRAVRTHGARTKYLKDLVEEEAEEAGVTLKSTRTTVQAGLATDAWATPIAAQICKKHLDPRPGPCPPELGLALGHLACCCLHRRAKRRPPMTQVYESLEKLQAVVAGPVPEPDSAGRSPSSPQENSYISQPSSAPCGASPPEPRALPSGAPAQAPEWLQKGPNQPVESDESVSGLSAALHSWRLTPSCPPDPAWPGSAGQEATAWAPTPLGKASWTQESSWGSGPGLQLTAMEGSLLSSSVASQPPQIIINPARQKMVRKLALYEDGVLDSLQLLSSGSLRGSGVGPQGRPGPEESDEFQS